The following nucleotide sequence is from Streptomyces sp. HUAS CB01.
AAGATCTGGGCGATCACCTGAAGCCAGTCCGGCAGTCCGGAGATCGGGTAGAAGATACCCGAGATGCCGGTGATCGCCATGATCGGCAGCATCGTGAAGCCGAAGGGTGAGGCCTGGGGGCTCTTGGCCAGCGAGCCCATGATCACCCCCCACGGCAGGGTGGCGAGCAGCCCGAGGGCGAGCACCCACACCAGGGTCAGCCAGCCCGTGATGCCGGCCTCCGACAGTTCGTGGACCAGGAACAGGCCGGGGATGAGGATGATCAGCATGCTGACGATCGTGTCCAGCGACACCTGGACGACCCGGCCGACGAGATAGCCGATCATGCCGTTGGGCACGGCCTTGGCGCGCAGGAGCGTGCCGTCCTCCCGGTTCGTCGACAGTTGCGAGGACGCCCCCGCGAAGCCCCCGAAGGCCACCAGCATGCCGAGCATGCTCGGCAGCGTCACCGCGGCCAGCGACACGTCGGTGCCCTCCAGCTCGGCGTCGCGCTGGAAGACCAGCACCGTGACGAAGACGACGGCGATCAGCACGTTGAACATCTGGTCCGCGCTGGCCAGGGTCTGGCGGAACTCGTGCCAGCCGCGGCTGACGCCGACCCGGACGGCGTGCGTGGTCGTGTTCACAGCGACGTCTCCTCCTCCGCCCGGCCGCTCTCATGGCGCTGGACCAGGGCCATGTACGTGTCCTCCAGGCTGCTGCGCCGCACTTCCAGGTCGGCGATCTCGTCGCCGTACTGGGCGAACAGCTCGCGCACGAACCGGGTGGCGTCGTCCGTGGCGTGGGCGAACCGCTCCCCGGCCCGGCTCCACCGCACCTCCGCCTGCCCGGCGACCTGCCGGCTGAGCTGGTCGGCGCTGCCGTTGGCGATGATCCTGCCGCCCGCGAGGATGACGATGCGGTCGGAGAGCTTCTCGGCCTCGTCCAGGTCGTGCGTGGTCAGGAGGATGGTCATGTCCTCCAGGTCGGCCAGCCGGTGCACCAGGTCGTGGAAGTCCCGGCGCGCGTGCGGGTCGAAGCCCGCGGTGGGCTCGTCCAGGAAGAGCACCTCCGGCCGCCCGACGATGCCGATCGCCACGTCGAGCCGGCGGCGCTGGCCGCCGGACAGCGAGCTGATCTTCTTCTGCGCGTGATCCTCGAGCCCCACGGTGCGGATCAGCTCGTCGGTGTCGAAGGGCCGCTTGCGCTGCGGTGTCGAGTACGGCACGTAGTAGCGGCCGAGATGGTCCAGCAGCTCCCGCACCCGCCACCGGCCGTGGTCGCGCCAGGACTGCAGCACGACGCCGATCTTCGAGCGCCAGGCCTCGCCGCCGTTCGCCGGGTCGACACCGAGCACGCTCACCTCACCCGCCGAGCGCATGCGAAAGCCTTCGAGGATCTCGATGGTCGTCGTCTTGCCGGCTCCGTTGGGCCCCAGCAGGGCGAGCACTTCACCGCGGTCCGCAGTGAAGTCCACCCCGCGCAGCACGTCCTGCGAGCCGTAACGCATCCGCAGGTCGCGCACCTCCAGGGCCAGGTCCTCATCCGGTCGGGACTCGCCACGCGCTCCGGCCAGCTCTGTCACCTCGATCAAGTGCACTCACCCCCATTCCTCCAGTGCTCTTACGACAAGCTATCCAACTACCCGTGTGTTCCGTAGTAGGACTACTATCGACTTGTATAGCACACCTCGTACATTCCGTACGAGAGAGACTGAGAAGGGCAGAACAGAAGCGCCGGAACGGCGAGCGTCCCCATGCGGCGCCCGGCCGCATGGGGACACGTCGGTGGCGGCGCGGTCAGGGAGTCCAGGAGAAGACCCCGTCGACGCGCCCGTCCTTGCGGCCGCTCACCCGTGAGGCGACGTCGCGCACGGGCCCCCGCAGCACCGCGGCCCTCTGGTCCCGGGCCCCTGCCGGCGCGACTGCAGGACGATCTCCCGTTGAGCACCACCGGCACGGCGCCGTCGCCGTGGTCGACCCGGACGGCGGCCGCCGTCCGGGTCGACGACCGCCGGCCGGTCGGTGCCGAGTGCCCGTCCGTCGCCGTGGACCGGCCACCGCCCGTCCGGGCCTCCCTGGCACTGCAGCCGGGCCACCTCGACCAGGTCGTGCCCGGACGCGAGGCCGCCCACGTGTCCATCGTTCCGGCACCTACCGTGGC
It contains:
- a CDS encoding ABC transporter permease gives rise to the protein MNTTTHAVRVGVSRGWHEFRQTLASADQMFNVLIAVVFVTVLVFQRDAELEGTDVSLAAVTLPSMLGMLVAFGGFAGASSQLSTNREDGTLLRAKAVPNGMIGYLVGRVVQVSLDTIVSMLIILIPGLFLVHELSEAGITGWLTLVWVLALGLLATLPWGVIMGSLAKSPQASPFGFTMLPIMAITGISGIFYPISGLPDWLQVIAQIFPIYWLGLGTRSALLPDSAAAAEIGDSWRHLETLGVIGAWAVVGLLLAPTILRRMARRESGSVMEQRRQQAMQRVG
- a CDS encoding ABC transporter ATP-binding protein; translated protein: MAGARGESRPDEDLALEVRDLRMRYGSQDVLRGVDFTADRGEVLALLGPNGAGKTTTIEILEGFRMRSAGEVSVLGVDPANGGEAWRSKIGVVLQSWRDHGRWRVRELLDHLGRYYVPYSTPQRKRPFDTDELIRTVGLEDHAQKKISSLSGGQRRRLDVAIGIVGRPEVLFLDEPTAGFDPHARRDFHDLVHRLADLEDMTILLTTHDLDEAEKLSDRIVILAGGRIIANGSADQLSRQVAGQAEVRWSRAGERFAHATDDATRFVRELFAQYGDEIADLEVRRSSLEDTYMALVQRHESGRAEEETSL